DNA from Aliarcobacter skirrowii CCUG 10374:
TTTTAATTGAGAAAAATATTGAGAGAAATTTTTTTCAAAATTTATTAAAGCACCCTTTAAAGCATCTACATTTTGTTCACAAAGTGCGTGAAAATGGAACCCTTCTAGATATTGTAGTTGTGATTCATCAAAATTTGCTTTTGTAATACCAAGTCTTGAATTTGGAGCACAAGGATTATATAAATCTACTTCAACACTTGAATACTCAGGATTTAATCTCACTCCTAAAGATACTTTTTTAAAAGCTTTATCTTTATATCTTTTTAACTGATTAAATGAGTTAAATATTAAATGATTTGAGATAGATATAATTTCATCTATCTCTTCATCTTTAAAAGCTGGACTATATGTATGAACTTCTTTTCCAAACTCCTCTTTCGCTAAAAGTGCTTCATGAAGACCAGAAGCACAACAACCTTTAAGATATTTTTTACATAAATCAAAAGTTGAATGCATAGCAAAACCTTTTAAAGCTAAAAGAATTTTAACTCCTGTTTCATCTTGAACTCTTTTTAAAAGTTTTAAATTTTTTTCTAAAAGTTCCTCTTCACAAACATATGCAGGGCTTGGAAGCTTTTCAAAGCTATCAACTACTTCATAATTTTTATTCATAACTATTTCACATCAAGTTCAAGTATTTTCCAAGGAAGACCTTGAGTCATTAGCTCATCCATAAATGGTTTTGCATCAAACTCTTCTATATTAAATACACCTTTGTTTTTCCAAATACCTTTATATAAAAGTTTTGAACCAATCATTGCAGGAACTCCTGTTGTATAAGAAACCGCTTGTGCTCCAGTTTCTCTATAACACTCTTGGTGATCACAAACATTGTAGATGTAAACTTTTCTTGGTTTTCCATCTTTAATTCCTTCAATAATACATCCAATATTTGTTTTTCCAACAGTTCTAGGACCCAAACTTGCAGGATCAGGTAATAAAGTTTTTAAAAACTCTATTGGAATGATTTTTTGTCCTTGGTGTTCTACTGGCTCAATTCCTAGCATTCCAACATTTTGTAAACAATTCATATGTTGAATATAAGAGTCTCCAAAAGTCATAAAAAATCTAATTCTTTTTAAACCTTTAATATTTTTAGATAATGACTCTAACTCTTCGTGATAAAGTAAGTATGAAGCCTTTACTCCAATTTCTGGATAGTCATGATCAACTCTAATTTCAAGTGGTTTTGTCTCAATCCACTCTCCATTTTCCCAATATCTTCCATTTGCACTTACTTCTCTAAGATTTATTTCTGGATTAAAGTTTGTAGCAAAAGCATAACCATGATCACCTGCATTACAATCCATAATATCTATATAGTGAATCTCATCAAAAAGATTTTGTTCTGCATATGCACAAAATACTCCTGTAACACCTGGGTCAAATCCTGAGCCTAAAAGTGCCATAATTCCAGCTTCTTTAAATTGAGCATCTCTTTCCCATTGAAGTTTATATTCAAACTTTGCTTCATCTGGATGTTCATAATTTGCTGTATCAACATAATCAACTTTACATTTTGTACAAGCATCCATAATTGTTAAATCTTGATATGGTAAAGCAACATTTAGAACTAATTTTGGATTTACTTTTTCAATTAGTTTAACAAGTTCATCAACACTATCTGCATCTACTTGTGCAGTATCTATCTTTACACCTTGATTTTTCAAAATATAATCTGCTATTGCATCACATTTGCTAAGAGTTCTAGAAGCTAATGTTATTTTTTCAAAAGTATCAATATTCATAGCACATTTTACAGTTGCAACTTGACTAACACCACCTGCTCCAATTATCAAAATCCCTTTTTTGCTCATTATAAATTCTCCAAAAATTTTAATATAAACATCATTATATCTTTTTATAGTTTTAACTTTACTTTTTTAATATTTTTGGTTACAATCTCGTTTCAATATGGGGATGACTTGGTATCGATTAGAGTAGCAAGTATTAGTTGCATGTCGGCCTGAACATGCCGTTACGCGGTTCATTTTTTTTAGACGCAAATAATACAAATTACGCTCCAGCTTACGCTAAAGCTGCGTAAGTTTAACAACTTATTGACTCGCCTTTAGGCTTGAGTCTTTGGAGACTGGCACTACAGATTCTATCTATGTAGGTAAATGCTGGTTCACAATAGATAGATTATCTTTAAGGAGTTGATTGAAACTTAAAGAGAAATTTTAAATCTTAGCTTTATAATTGCTTTTGGAAGTTGAGCTGTTATAAAGTGAAATTTTTCAACTTTGCTAAACATGTAGACGCTAATATGAGCTATTTTAAGACTGCGGTTCGATCCCGCACATCTCCACCAATACATTCTAAAACTTATATTTATAGAACTAACTGTACTCTTTCTACTAAAAATATGTAAAATTTATTATAAAAACCAAAAAAAGATAGAGGAATAAAGAGAATAGATCGAAAAAGAGAAGATGATAAAGAGAGGGAGAGTTTTAAAAACTCTCCTTTCCTC
Protein-coding regions in this window:
- the nspC gene encoding carboxynorspermidine decarboxylase — its product is MNKNYEVVDSFEKLPSPAYVCEEELLEKNLKLLKRVQDETGVKILLALKGFAMHSTFDLCKKYLKGCCASGLHEALLAKEEFGKEVHTYSPAFKDEEIDEIISISNHLIFNSFNQLKRYKDKAFKKVSLGVRLNPEYSSVEVDLYNPCAPNSRLGITKANFDESQLQYLEGFHFHALCEQNVDALKGALINFEKNFSQYFSQLKWVNFGGGHHITRADYDVEGLINLLKDFKSRYPHLEVYMEPGEAVGWQTGYLVATVLDIVNNGMDLAILDTSAEAHMPDTLAMPYRAMIRNSAVAFEKKYTYRLGGNTCLAGDIIGDYSFDEPLKVGDKIILEDMIHYTMVKTTTFNGIKLPSIVIKTKDNNYKIIKNFGYNDYKSRLS
- a CDS encoding saccharopine dehydrogenase family protein, whose product is MSKKGILIIGAGGVSQVATVKCAMNIDTFEKITLASRTLSKCDAIADYILKNQGVKIDTAQVDADSVDELVKLIEKVNPKLVLNVALPYQDLTIMDACTKCKVDYVDTANYEHPDEAKFEYKLQWERDAQFKEAGIMALLGSGFDPGVTGVFCAYAEQNLFDEIHYIDIMDCNAGDHGYAFATNFNPEINLREVSANGRYWENGEWIETKPLEIRVDHDYPEIGVKASYLLYHEELESLSKNIKGLKRIRFFMTFGDSYIQHMNCLQNVGMLGIEPVEHQGQKIIPIEFLKTLLPDPASLGPRTVGKTNIGCIIEGIKDGKPRKVYIYNVCDHQECYRETGAQAVSYTTGVPAMIGSKLLYKGIWKNKGVFNIEEFDAKPFMDELMTQGLPWKILELDVK